From the Pseudarthrobacter sp. MM222 genome, one window contains:
- a CDS encoding DUF58 domain-containing protein, translated as MALMDRFPRHIFSTRGWGLLGAGGTFLLAAQVMGRRDLLALAIFLVVLPLLALAGTRVLKPRFQVYREFHPSTVETAATTTVLLAVARTGAGSGQALMEEKLPARFGESPVFRFPARSATGGTSRYEYHLRSAKRGQFRIGPVTAEFSDPFGLSLHRHAIDDGDILTVTPAAVELPVTGLAGARGHDGVTATRIRANPSDDDVMTREYRHGDPMRRVHWAATARHGELMVRQEESVTTPEATIILDQRLAAFPRAAHSHSHVSGVADADGHEISTSADFEWAVTAAMSICAHLSERNYALRFLDTDGEPAFLHSPSAPEPVAEEYIGSAGQQSVAESLAAIHLSRPLHARRDPHAPSRRGTPAGTDSAPRPFDDRLMDKLAAHRLRGPLLAILGTVTPREARDLAPAAGFGVNAFALVITEQAQETGEVLETLRLGGWRAIAVSASTAHAAAWSAFDEDEAVTPPRTADVPPGVGVGS; from the coding sequence GTGGCGCTGATGGACCGGTTTCCCAGACACATCTTCAGCACGCGCGGCTGGGGCCTGCTGGGCGCGGGCGGCACCTTCCTGCTGGCGGCCCAGGTGATGGGACGCCGTGACCTGCTGGCGCTGGCCATCTTCCTGGTTGTCCTGCCGCTGCTCGCCCTGGCCGGAACCCGGGTCCTCAAACCAAGGTTCCAGGTCTACCGTGAGTTCCATCCCTCCACCGTGGAAACCGCTGCCACCACGACAGTCCTGCTGGCCGTGGCCCGGACCGGGGCAGGCTCCGGTCAGGCCCTCATGGAGGAAAAGCTGCCGGCCAGATTCGGCGAATCACCCGTGTTCCGTTTTCCGGCGCGTTCGGCTACCGGAGGCACCAGCCGCTACGAGTACCACTTGCGGTCCGCGAAACGGGGCCAGTTCCGGATCGGCCCGGTCACGGCCGAATTCAGCGACCCGTTCGGTCTGTCGCTGCACCGCCACGCGATCGACGACGGCGACATCCTCACCGTGACGCCGGCCGCCGTCGAACTGCCGGTGACGGGCCTGGCCGGGGCCCGCGGGCACGACGGTGTCACTGCCACCAGGATCCGCGCCAACCCCAGCGACGACGACGTGATGACCCGCGAATACCGCCACGGCGATCCGATGCGGCGCGTGCACTGGGCCGCCACCGCACGGCATGGTGAACTCATGGTCCGGCAGGAGGAATCCGTGACCACCCCGGAGGCCACCATCATCCTGGACCAGCGGCTTGCGGCCTTTCCCCGCGCCGCCCACTCCCACAGCCATGTCTCCGGCGTAGCGGACGCGGACGGCCACGAAATCAGCACCAGTGCGGACTTCGAGTGGGCGGTGACGGCCGCCATGTCAATCTGCGCCCACCTCTCCGAGCGCAATTACGCCCTGCGCTTCCTGGACACCGACGGCGAGCCCGCGTTCCTGCATTCCCCGTCTGCCCCCGAACCTGTTGCCGAGGAATACATCGGGTCCGCCGGTCAGCAGTCTGTCGCCGAGAGCCTGGCCGCCATTCACCTCAGCAGGCCCCTGCACGCTCGCCGAGACCCGCATGCACCGTCCCGGCGCGGCACTCCGGCCGGGACCGACTCCGCGCCGCGGCCCTTCGATGACCGGCTCATGGACAAACTGGCCGCGCACCGGCTGCGCGGACCGCTCCTCGCCATCCTCGGCACCGTGACGCCGCGTGAGGCCCGGGATCTCGCCCCTGCGGCCGGCTTCGGCGTCAATGCCTTTGCCCTTGTCATCACGGAGCAGGCGCAGGAAACCGGCGAAGTCCTCGAAACGTTGCGGCTCGGCGGCTGGCGGGCCATTGCCGTCTCCGCCTCGACGGCACACGCGGCCGCCTGGTCAGCCTTTGACGAGGACGAGGCAGTTACTCCTCCCCGTACCGCCGACGTTCCGCCCGGCGTGGGGGTGGGGTCATGA
- a CDS encoding AAA family ATPase: MDYHRTSIHEVLPEDHAFQDGSAVDGNGVARRPARLPAAMDAEQFHAASERILKAINTVIDGKAEAAKLALTVLLAQGHLLLEDVPGVGKTLLAKTLARTIDCSVSRIQFTPDLLPSDVTGVSIYNQASRSFEFRPGAVFANIVIGDEINRASAKTQSALLECMEEHQVTVDGKSYILDEPFMVVATQNPIEMEGTYPLPEAQRDRFMARISMGYPDKEAEMEMLETHQATSPLTRVTAVVSAGDVAAMIATVQQVYVSQSIKEYTVSLGRATRESGMLRLGASPRSMLQLLRAAKATAALAGRDFVLPDDVVSVAEAVLAHRIILDRKAASTGETPQSVIRAVLAKIPVTPEVGGAPVSGNGRSPIPARAADPSLPPHRR, from the coding sequence ATGGACTACCACCGCACCTCCATACACGAAGTGCTCCCTGAGGACCATGCCTTCCAAGACGGCTCTGCTGTGGACGGGAACGGGGTTGCCCGGCGGCCGGCACGGTTGCCCGCGGCCATGGACGCGGAACAGTTCCACGCGGCCAGCGAGCGCATCCTGAAGGCCATCAACACCGTGATCGACGGCAAGGCGGAAGCGGCGAAGCTGGCGCTGACCGTGCTCCTGGCGCAGGGGCACCTGCTGCTTGAGGACGTCCCCGGGGTCGGCAAGACCCTGTTGGCGAAGACGCTGGCCCGCACCATCGACTGTTCGGTGAGCCGGATCCAGTTCACGCCGGACCTGCTGCCCTCCGATGTCACCGGCGTCTCCATCTACAACCAGGCGTCCCGGTCTTTCGAGTTCCGGCCGGGGGCCGTGTTCGCCAACATCGTCATCGGTGATGAAATCAACCGCGCCTCCGCCAAGACACAGTCGGCGTTGCTGGAGTGCATGGAAGAGCACCAGGTCACGGTGGACGGCAAGTCCTACATTCTGGATGAGCCCTTCATGGTGGTGGCCACCCAGAACCCCATCGAGATGGAAGGGACCTACCCGCTCCCGGAGGCGCAGCGGGACCGTTTCATGGCGCGGATTTCCATGGGCTACCCGGACAAGGAAGCCGAAATGGAGATGCTGGAGACCCACCAGGCGACGTCACCGTTGACACGCGTGACCGCTGTGGTGAGCGCCGGTGACGTGGCGGCCATGATTGCCACAGTGCAGCAGGTCTACGTCTCGCAGTCGATCAAGGAGTACACGGTGTCGCTGGGGCGGGCCACCCGGGAAAGCGGCATGCTCCGGCTGGGCGCCAGTCCCCGGTCCATGCTCCAGCTGCTCCGCGCGGCCAAGGCCACAGCGGCCCTGGCGGGTAGGGACTTCGTGTTGCCGGACGACGTCGTGAGCGTGGCCGAAGCGGTCCTGGCGCACCGGATCATCCTGGACCGCAAGGCAGCCAGCACCGGGGAGACGCCGCAAAGCGTTATCCGGGCCGTGCTGGCAAAGATCCCGGTCACGCCCGAGGTGGGCGGGGCGCCGGTTTCCGGCAACGGCCGGAGCCCCATTCCTGCCAGGGCGGCGGACCCCTCCCTTCCGCCGCATCGCCGCTAG
- a CDS encoding TatD family hydrolase: MCNSRTPVSFRAPGSDGADRQGYPPAPEPLPVPVLDNHTHLDFPSADVTVSVQDALDAAEAVGVKGAVQVGCDLESSRFTVRAVELDARLLGAVALHPNDAPLYAARGELEEALAEIEALASHPRIRAIGETGLDFFRTEGDGLAHQRYSFRRHIDIAKRLGLTLQIHDRDAHDDVVQVLREEGAPERVVFHCFSGGEPLARVCNDEGWYMSFAGTVTFKNAVNLREALAIAEPSRILVETDAPFLTPHPHRGRPNASYMVPYTVRAMAELTGSELSGLCAQITENTVRAYGSWS; encoded by the coding sequence ATGTGCAATTCCCGAACTCCGGTCTCCTTTCGCGCCCCGGGCAGCGATGGTGCTGACCGGCAAGGATACCCGCCCGCGCCGGAACCCCTTCCGGTCCCGGTGCTGGACAACCACACGCACCTGGACTTCCCCAGCGCCGACGTGACGGTCAGCGTTCAGGACGCCCTGGATGCGGCCGAGGCAGTCGGCGTAAAGGGCGCCGTGCAGGTGGGGTGTGACCTGGAGTCCTCCCGGTTCACGGTCCGCGCCGTTGAGCTGGACGCACGGCTGCTGGGCGCGGTGGCGCTCCATCCCAATGACGCCCCGCTCTATGCTGCGCGGGGGGAGCTGGAGGAGGCGCTGGCCGAGATCGAGGCGCTGGCCTCGCATCCCCGGATCCGGGCGATCGGGGAGACCGGCCTGGACTTCTTCCGCACGGAGGGGGACGGGCTGGCCCACCAGCGCTATTCCTTCCGCCGGCACATCGACATCGCCAAGCGGCTCGGGCTGACGCTGCAGATCCACGACCGGGACGCCCACGACGACGTTGTGCAGGTCCTGCGCGAGGAAGGCGCCCCCGAACGGGTGGTCTTCCACTGCTTTTCCGGTGGCGAACCGCTGGCGCGGGTCTGCAACGACGAGGGCTGGTACATGTCCTTCGCCGGCACCGTGACGTTCAAGAACGCGGTAAACCTGCGCGAAGCCCTGGCGATCGCGGAGCCGTCCAGAATCCTGGTCGAAACCGACGCGCCGTTCCTGACGCCGCACCCGCACCGGGGCCGCCCGAATGCCAGCTACATGGTGCCGTACACCGTGCGGGCCATGGCCGAATTGACTGGAAGCGAGCTCTCGGGGCTGTGCGCCCAAATCACCGAAAATACGGTGCGGGCGTACGGATCGTGGAGCTAA
- a CDS encoding resuscitation-promoting factor, translating into MVQEIRAIVVKFFTSDGKFSFVKVGTHVVVLVALVLGLVAFVGNNKTVTLNVDGKVSSVQTFGGTVGQVVKGAQVELQPSDRVSPSADSHVQNGSVINVNLAKAVKVSLDGAERTISTTSPTVEGLVTELGVASASEVSVPKDAQLAVSGSFVTISTPKTVNIVADGKAAQTTTTAATVSQLLADAGVTVGASDRTSQPGNAPVVNDMVIKVSRIDVSKTAEVTEPVPFQTVSTESAELFKGEKDVTQAGVAGTLNKSFKLVLVDGREASRTLVSEAVTVQPVPEKVTVGTKEKPKPAAQAGNSGAAAPAMMNEAMWNKIAQCESTGNWSINNGNGYYGGLQFDIRTWLGAGGGAYAPNASLATKAQQIDIANRVYAQRGLQPWGCGWAAR; encoded by the coding sequence ATGGTCCAAGAGATACGGGCAATCGTGGTCAAGTTCTTCACCTCGGACGGCAAGTTCAGCTTCGTCAAAGTCGGCACCCACGTAGTAGTGCTCGTGGCACTCGTGCTTGGCCTCGTGGCCTTCGTCGGAAACAACAAGACAGTCACGCTCAACGTCGACGGAAAAGTAAGTTCCGTGCAGACGTTCGGCGGCACCGTCGGCCAGGTCGTCAAGGGCGCCCAGGTTGAACTGCAGCCATCTGACAGGGTTTCGCCTTCGGCGGATTCCCACGTGCAGAACGGATCGGTCATCAACGTCAACCTCGCCAAGGCTGTAAAAGTCAGCCTCGACGGCGCGGAACGGACCATCAGCACCACCTCGCCCACGGTCGAGGGCCTCGTCACGGAGCTCGGCGTCGCCAGCGCCTCGGAAGTCTCCGTCCCGAAAGACGCCCAGCTGGCAGTTTCCGGCTCCTTCGTGACCATCTCGACGCCGAAGACCGTGAACATCGTCGCGGACGGCAAGGCCGCCCAGACCACCACGACCGCAGCCACCGTCTCCCAGCTCCTGGCCGACGCGGGCGTCACCGTCGGCGCCAGCGACCGGACCTCCCAGCCCGGCAACGCTCCTGTCGTCAATGACATGGTCATCAAGGTTTCCCGCATCGACGTCAGCAAGACGGCCGAAGTAACCGAGCCCGTGCCGTTCCAGACCGTCAGCACCGAGAGCGCGGAACTCTTCAAGGGTGAGAAGGACGTGACCCAGGCAGGCGTGGCGGGCACCCTGAACAAGAGCTTCAAGCTGGTCCTCGTGGACGGCCGCGAAGCGTCCCGGACCCTCGTATCCGAGGCGGTCACTGTCCAGCCCGTTCCCGAGAAGGTCACGGTCGGCACCAAGGAAAAGCCCAAGCCCGCCGCGCAGGCCGGAAACTCCGGTGCCGCCGCTCCGGCAATGATGAACGAAGCCATGTGGAACAAGATCGCCCAGTGCGAGTCGACCGGAAACTGGTCGATCAACAACGGCAACGGCTACTACGGCGGCCTGCAGTTCGATATCCGGACCTGGCTCGGCGCCGGTGGCGGCGCGTATGCGCCCAACGCCAGCCTCGCCACCAAGGCCCAGCAGATCGATATTGCCAACCGCGTCTACGCGCAGCGCGGCCTGCAGCCCTGGGGCTGCGGCTGGGCCGCCCGCTAA
- the rsmA gene encoding 16S rRNA (adenine(1518)-N(6)/adenine(1519)-N(6))-dimethyltransferase RsmA, with the protein MGASDIRRLAEEIGVRPTKTLGQNFVIDGNTIRRIVAAAGIHPDETVLEVGPGLGSLTLGLLDAAQSVVAVEIDPVLAAKLPATVRQWRPEAADSFHLVLADAMRVTELPVEPTALVANLPYNVAVPVVLHLLQHFPSLRHGLVMVQDEVADRLAAGPGSKTYGVPSVKAAWYSSMRKAGVIGMNVFWPAPKIHSGLVAFTRREPPVTTATREQVFAVIDAAFAQRRKTLRAALAGWAGGAAEAERCLRAAGVDPTARGEVIDIAAFSRIAEAHARPEA; encoded by the coding sequence ATGGGCGCCTCCGACATCCGCCGGCTGGCCGAGGAAATCGGGGTCCGGCCCACCAAGACGCTGGGCCAGAACTTTGTCATCGACGGCAACACCATCCGCCGGATCGTTGCCGCCGCCGGCATCCACCCCGACGAGACCGTGCTGGAAGTGGGTCCGGGCCTGGGATCACTGACCCTCGGCCTGCTCGACGCCGCGCAGTCGGTCGTCGCCGTCGAAATCGACCCGGTCCTCGCGGCGAAACTTCCCGCGACGGTCCGCCAGTGGCGCCCAGAGGCCGCGGACAGCTTCCACCTTGTCCTCGCCGACGCCATGAGGGTCACGGAGCTTCCCGTGGAACCGACCGCCCTCGTGGCCAACCTTCCCTACAACGTTGCCGTTCCGGTGGTCCTGCACCTGCTGCAGCACTTCCCCAGCCTCCGGCACGGCCTCGTCATGGTCCAGGACGAGGTCGCCGACCGGCTTGCGGCCGGCCCCGGTTCCAAAACGTACGGTGTCCCGTCGGTCAAGGCCGCCTGGTACAGCAGCATGCGCAAGGCCGGCGTGATCGGGATGAACGTCTTCTGGCCGGCCCCCAAGATCCACTCCGGCCTCGTCGCCTTCACCCGCCGGGAGCCACCGGTCACCACCGCAACCCGGGAACAGGTTTTCGCCGTAATCGACGCGGCCTTTGCGCAACGCCGCAAGACCCTGCGCGCGGCGCTGGCAGGCTGGGCCGGGGGCGCGGCCGAGGCGGAACGGTGCCTGCGGGCCGCCGGCGTGGACCCCACCGCCCGCGGCGAAGTCATTGACATTGCGGCGTTTTCCCGGATCGCCGAAGCGCACGCCCGGCCCGAGGCCTGA
- a CDS encoding 4-(cytidine 5'-diphospho)-2-C-methyl-D-erythritol kinase, translated as MNAVRGRFAARTVRVKAPGKVNVSLDVGPLRPDGYHSVASVYLAVSLYEEVAATSTDTGEITVSLSPASTLDLDAADIPLDKRNLAYKAAAIMADVSEHSTGVHLELTKRVPVAGGMGGGSADAAATLLACDALWNSGLSRDELAHLAAELGADVPFSLLGGTAVGLGLGDDLSPALVKAQTDWVLVTADFGLPTPEVYRTLDRLRTAEGIRVEEPSSVDPRILKALRGGDADALSRVLVNDLQRASIELAPQLRDTLGLGESCGAIAGIVSGSGPTVAFLAHSPGAAAGLAEDLRHHGLDAMAVHGPVHGARIISDTLL; from the coding sequence ATGAACGCAGTGAGAGGGCGCTTTGCCGCGAGGACCGTCCGGGTCAAGGCTCCCGGCAAAGTAAACGTCTCACTAGACGTCGGACCCCTGCGGCCGGACGGCTACCACTCCGTCGCCAGCGTCTACCTCGCGGTGTCCCTCTACGAGGAAGTGGCCGCCACCAGCACGGACACCGGCGAAATCACGGTGAGCCTCAGCCCGGCGAGCACGCTGGACCTCGACGCCGCCGACATCCCCCTCGACAAGCGCAATCTGGCCTACAAGGCCGCGGCCATCATGGCCGACGTCTCGGAGCACTCCACCGGGGTGCACCTCGAACTCACGAAACGGGTCCCCGTGGCGGGCGGCATGGGCGGAGGCTCAGCCGACGCCGCCGCCACCCTGCTCGCCTGCGACGCACTGTGGAACAGCGGACTTTCCCGGGACGAGCTGGCGCACCTCGCCGCTGAACTCGGCGCGGACGTCCCGTTTTCCCTGCTCGGCGGCACCGCCGTCGGACTTGGCCTGGGGGATGACCTGTCACCGGCGCTCGTCAAGGCCCAGACGGACTGGGTGCTCGTCACCGCTGACTTCGGCCTGCCCACCCCGGAGGTCTACCGGACCCTGGACCGGCTGCGGACGGCGGAAGGAATCCGCGTCGAGGAACCCAGCTCCGTGGACCCTCGAATCCTCAAGGCGCTGCGCGGGGGAGACGCGGACGCCCTGAGCCGGGTCCTGGTCAATGACCTCCAGCGGGCCTCGATCGAACTGGCGCCGCAGCTCCGCGACACCCTGGGGCTCGGCGAATCGTGTGGCGCCATCGCGGGAATTGTCTCGGGGTCCGGACCCACCGTGGCCTTCCTGGCGCACAGCCCGGGAGCCGCCGCCGGACTGGCCGAGGACCTCCGCCATCACGGCCTCGACGCCATGGCCGTGCACGGGCCGGTGCACGGGGCACGCATCATCTCCGATACGCTCCTTTAG
- a CDS encoding ABC-F family ATP-binding cassette domain-containing protein encodes MAHLLGGENLTVSYATRTVLDGITLGLEEGDRIGMVGRNGDGKSTLMRLLATRSTPDSGRVTKRSEVNIGYLDQSDVLDGDLTVGAAIVGDQADYEWARNPQIREVMGGLVSDVDWHANVHALSGGQKRRVALAKLLIEDHDVIMLDEPTNHLDVEGVAWLSRHLKTRWRANQGAFLVVTHDRWFLDEVCTKTWEIHDGIMDPFDGGYAAYVLARAERDRSASVVESKRQQLVKKELAWLRRGAPARTAKPKFRIEAANALIADVPEPRDSTALSKMATARLGKDVLDLENVSLDFLGGEPGQKLFDNITLRLAPGERLGLVGVNGAGKTTLLKLLNGEIQPTSGKVKRGKTVVTAVLTQEVKELDDVSDLRVIEVIEREKRSFNVGGKEFTAGQLVEQLGFTNEKQWTPVKDLSGGERRRLQLLRLLVGEPNVLMLDEPTNDLDTDTLAAVEDVLDGWPGTLVVVSHDRYLLERVTDHQMALLGDGKIRALPRGVDQYLELREGALAGSTITGGGNPVTSASADSAPAVSGPSEAEKRDARKAKNRIDRQLGKLKQQEDKVHAQMTTAAADPSAVGQLGELNKKLKDLAGEREALELEWLAALEVLGE; translated from the coding sequence GTGGCACACCTTCTCGGCGGCGAGAACCTCACGGTTTCGTATGCAACCCGTACCGTCCTCGATGGCATCACCCTCGGCCTGGAAGAGGGCGACCGGATCGGCATGGTGGGCCGCAACGGCGACGGCAAGTCGACCCTCATGCGGCTGCTGGCAACGCGCTCCACTCCGGACTCCGGCCGGGTGACCAAGCGCAGCGAGGTCAACATCGGCTACCTGGACCAGAGCGACGTGCTCGACGGAGACCTCACCGTCGGCGCGGCGATCGTCGGGGACCAGGCCGACTATGAATGGGCCCGCAATCCCCAGATCCGCGAAGTCATGGGCGGACTCGTGTCCGACGTCGACTGGCACGCCAACGTGCACGCGCTCTCCGGCGGGCAGAAGCGGCGTGTGGCCCTCGCCAAGCTGCTGATCGAGGACCACGACGTCATCATGCTCGACGAGCCCACCAACCACCTCGACGTCGAAGGCGTCGCGTGGCTGTCCCGGCACCTGAAGACCCGCTGGCGGGCCAACCAGGGCGCCTTCCTGGTGGTCACCCACGACCGCTGGTTCCTCGACGAAGTCTGCACCAAGACTTGGGAAATCCACGACGGCATCATGGACCCGTTCGACGGCGGCTACGCCGCCTATGTGCTGGCCCGCGCCGAACGGGACCGGTCCGCTTCCGTGGTGGAGAGCAAGCGCCAGCAGCTCGTGAAGAAGGAGCTCGCCTGGCTCCGGCGCGGCGCCCCGGCCCGCACCGCCAAGCCCAAGTTCCGGATCGAGGCCGCCAACGCCCTGATCGCCGACGTCCCCGAGCCGCGTGACTCGACGGCCCTGAGCAAGATGGCCACCGCCCGGCTCGGCAAGGACGTCCTGGACCTCGAGAACGTCTCGCTGGACTTCCTCGGCGGCGAGCCCGGGCAGAAACTCTTCGACAACATCACGCTGCGCCTCGCCCCGGGTGAACGGCTGGGCCTCGTGGGCGTCAACGGCGCGGGCAAGACCACGCTGCTGAAGCTCCTCAACGGCGAAATCCAGCCCACCTCCGGGAAGGTCAAGCGCGGCAAGACGGTGGTCACCGCGGTCCTGACCCAGGAGGTCAAGGAGCTCGACGACGTCTCGGACCTGCGCGTGATCGAAGTGATCGAGCGCGAAAAGCGGTCCTTCAACGTCGGCGGCAAGGAATTCACCGCCGGCCAGCTCGTGGAGCAACTCGGCTTCACCAACGAGAAGCAGTGGACCCCGGTCAAGGACCTCTCCGGTGGCGAACGTCGCCGGCTGCAGCTCCTGCGCCTGCTCGTGGGCGAGCCGAACGTGCTGATGCTTGACGAGCCGACCAACGACCTCGACACCGACACCCTCGCCGCTGTCGAGGACGTGCTGGACGGCTGGCCCGGCACGCTCGTCGTCGTCAGCCACGACCGCTACCTGCTGGAGCGCGTCACGGACCACCAGATGGCGCTCCTGGGCGACGGCAAGATCCGGGCCCTGCCGCGCGGCGTGGACCAGTACCTCGAACTGCGCGAAGGGGCCCTCGCCGGCTCCACCATCACCGGTGGCGGCAACCCCGTCACCTCCGCCAGTGCCGACTCCGCGCCCGCGGTGAGCGGCCCGTCCGAGGCCGAAAAGCGCGATGCCCGCAAGGCCAAGAACCGCATTGACCGCCAGCTGGGCAAGCTCAAGCAGCAGGAGGACAAGGTCCACGCCCAGATGACCACCGCTGCAGCCGACCCCTCAGCTGTCGGCCAGCTCGGTGAACTGAACAAGAAACTCAAGGACCTCGCCGGCGAACGCGAAGCCCTCGAACTCGAGTGGCTCGCGGCACTCGAAGTCCTGGGCGAGTAG
- the glmU gene encoding bifunctional UDP-N-acetylglucosamine diphosphorylase/glucosamine-1-phosphate N-acetyltransferase GlmU gives MSPENSGPAAVIVLAAGAGTRMKSRTPKILHEIGGRSLVGHALAAARAIHPRELALVVRHERDLVAAHIAALDPGALIVDQDEVPGTGRAVEAALEALDAGASLSGTVVVTYGDVPLLTGQLLAELVAVHEADRNAVTVLTAVLDDATGYGRILRAADGTVTGIREHKDATDAERGIREVNSGIYAFDAAVLRGALAHVTTDNAQGEKYLTDVLALARAAGGRVAAVVTEDRWQVEGANDRVQLSALGAEHNRRTVEAWMRAGVTVVDPATTWIDATVTLDEDVRLLPNTQLHGATTVARDAVVGPDTTLTDVQVGEGATVIRTHGSGSMIGARASVGPFTYLRPGTVLGETGKIGAFYETKNVTIGRGSKLSHLGYAGDAEIGEDTNIGCGNITANYDGEKKHRTVIGSGVRTGSNTVFVAPVQVGDGAYSGAGAVIRRDVPAGALAVSVAKQRNDEGWVLANRPGSISAALAEAAAPTSSTTPASTEEG, from the coding sequence GTGAGCCCCGAGAATTCCGGCCCAGCCGCCGTGATCGTCCTAGCTGCAGGTGCCGGTACCCGGATGAAATCCCGTACCCCGAAAATCCTCCACGAAATCGGCGGGCGCTCGCTCGTAGGGCACGCGCTCGCCGCCGCCCGCGCCATTCATCCGAGGGAGCTGGCCCTTGTTGTCCGGCACGAACGTGACCTCGTAGCCGCCCATATCGCCGCCCTTGATCCGGGCGCGCTGATCGTCGACCAGGACGAGGTCCCAGGCACCGGGCGTGCCGTGGAGGCCGCCCTCGAGGCGCTCGACGCCGGCGCGTCGCTCAGCGGCACCGTCGTCGTCACCTACGGCGACGTCCCCCTCCTTACCGGTCAGCTTCTGGCCGAACTGGTGGCCGTCCACGAAGCGGACCGCAATGCCGTCACGGTGCTTACCGCCGTGCTGGATGACGCCACCGGCTACGGCCGCATCCTCCGCGCCGCGGACGGAACCGTCACCGGCATCCGGGAACACAAGGACGCCACGGACGCCGAACGCGGCATCCGCGAAGTCAACTCCGGCATTTACGCCTTCGATGCCGCCGTGCTGCGCGGCGCGCTCGCCCACGTCACCACGGACAACGCGCAGGGCGAAAAGTACCTCACCGACGTCCTGGCCCTGGCCCGCGCGGCCGGCGGCCGGGTGGCCGCCGTCGTCACCGAAGACCGTTGGCAGGTCGAAGGCGCCAATGACCGCGTGCAGCTCTCGGCCCTCGGCGCGGAGCACAACCGGCGCACCGTCGAAGCCTGGATGCGCGCCGGAGTCACCGTCGTGGACCCGGCCACCACGTGGATCGACGCCACCGTCACCCTCGACGAGGACGTCCGCCTGCTGCCCAACACCCAGCTGCACGGCGCAACAACGGTGGCGCGGGACGCCGTCGTCGGCCCCGACACCACCCTGACCGACGTCCAGGTGGGCGAGGGTGCGACCGTGATCCGCACGCACGGTTCCGGCTCCATGATCGGCGCCAGGGCAAGCGTCGGACCCTTCACGTACCTGCGGCCCGGCACGGTGCTGGGCGAGACCGGCAAGATCGGCGCCTTCTACGAGACGAAGAACGTCACGATCGGCCGCGGCTCCAAGCTCTCCCACCTCGGCTACGCCGGGGACGCGGAGATCGGCGAGGACACCAACATCGGCTGCGGCAACATCACCGCCAACTACGACGGCGAGAAGAAGCACCGGACCGTCATCGGTTCCGGTGTCCGCACCGGCTCCAACACGGTGTTCGTGGCCCCGGTGCAGGTGGGCGACGGCGCCTACAGCGGTGCCGGTGCCGTGATCCGCCGCGATGTGCCGGCCGGCGCCCTGGCCGTGTCCGTGGCCAAGCAGCGCAACGATGAAGGCTGGGTCCTCGCGAACCGGCCGGGCTCGATCTCCGCAGCGCTGGCCGAGGCCGCCGCCCCAACTTCCTCCACTACTCCGGCATCAACAGAAGAGGGCTAG
- a CDS encoding ribose-phosphate diphosphokinase: MSEITARGEKKLVLAAGRAHPELAKEIAKELGTELLPLDAYDFANGEIYVRAGESVRGTDAFVIQAHPAPLNNWLMEQLIMIDSLKRASAKRITVVSPFYPYARQDKKGRGREPISARLVADLYKTAGADRIMSVDLHTSQIQGFFDGPVDHLMAIPLLADYIRTRVGSDDITVVSPDTGRVRVAEQWAERLGGAPLAFVHKSRDLTVPNQAVSKTVVGQIEGRTCVLIDDMIDTGGTISGAVQVLKNAGAKDVIIAATHAVFSDPAARRLSESGAREVVVTDTLPIGAEKRFPQLTVLSIAPLIARAIREVFDDGSVTSLFDGNA, translated from the coding sequence ATGAGCGAAATTACGGCACGCGGCGAGAAGAAGCTTGTGCTTGCCGCCGGGCGTGCACATCCCGAGCTGGCGAAAGAGATTGCCAAGGAGCTGGGAACCGAGCTGCTGCCCCTGGACGCCTATGACTTTGCCAACGGCGAGATCTACGTGCGGGCCGGCGAAAGCGTCCGCGGCACCGATGCCTTCGTCATCCAGGCGCACCCGGCCCCGCTGAACAACTGGCTCATGGAACAGCTGATCATGATCGATTCCCTGAAGCGGGCCTCCGCCAAGCGCATCACTGTGGTCTCGCCGTTCTACCCCTACGCCCGCCAGGACAAGAAGGGCCGCGGCCGGGAGCCGATCTCGGCCCGCCTCGTCGCCGATCTCTACAAGACCGCCGGCGCCGACCGCATCATGAGCGTGGACCTGCACACTTCCCAGATCCAGGGCTTCTTTGACGGGCCCGTGGACCACCTCATGGCCATCCCGCTTTTGGCCGACTACATCCGGACCCGGGTCGGCTCGGACGACATCACGGTGGTGTCTCCGGACACCGGCCGCGTCCGCGTCGCCGAGCAGTGGGCGGAGCGTCTCGGCGGTGCCCCGCTGGCCTTCGTGCACAAGAGCCGCGACCTCACGGTGCCCAACCAGGCCGTCTCGAAGACCGTCGTCGGGCAGATCGAGGGCCGCACGTGCGTCCTGATCGACGACATGATTGACACCGGCGGAACGATTTCCGGCGCCGTCCAGGTGCTCAAGAACGCCGGGGCCAAAGACGTCATCATCGCCGCGACCCACGCCGTCTTCTCGGATCCGGCGGCCCGGCGCCTGTCAGAGTCGGGGGCCCGCGAAGTCGTGGTCACGGACACCCTGCCGATCGGCGCGGAAAAGCGGTTCCCGCAGCTCACTGTGCTGTCCATCGCACCGCTGATCGCCCGCGCCATCCGCGAAGTGTTCGACGACGGCTCCGTGACCAGCCTCTTCGACGGCAACGCCTGA